The genomic interval CGATTTCGACCTAGTCGTCGAGCCAACCGACGGAAAAGCCTACTATTACTTTGAACGCGTACACAGCGAACTGATCTGCGCCGACCTGACCGAGGACTACACCGATGTCACCGGCTATTATTCGACACACTTTCCTCTCATGGGACCGCCCTCTGTCCGTGAAGCACCGGCCTATTTCCGACGGGGTCGCATGCACTATATGTTCACCTCCGGGACAACCGGTTACTATCCGAACCAAAGCGAAGTCGCCTGTGCGTGGAGCTATCACGGCCCGTGGAAGGTGCTGGGCGATCCGCATCCCGGAGATACCGAGCACAAATCCTATCAGTCGCAGATCACCAGTGTTTTTAAACATCCAGGTAAAGAAAACCTGTATATCGCTCTGGCCGACCGCTGGATGCCTAACTTCCCCGAGCAAAACACTTCCATTGCCGACTACGTCTGGCTGCCGGTGCGCTTTGACGGCGAAATGGCCTATCTCGACTGGCACGATGAGTGGCGGATTGAGGATTACGAATAAGGCGGCGTGCTTCGAACGGCGCGTTACAACCGTACCGTTACGCCCTTCGAGCGCATGTATTCTTTCACTTGGCGAATGGTGAATTCGCCGAAGTGAAAGATCGAGGCGGCGAGTACGGCGTCGGCTTTACCAACGGTGACCGCTTCGACCAGATGATTGAGCGTTCCCGCGCCGCCGGAGGCGATGACCGGAACGCCGACCGCTTCGGAAATGGCGCGGGTGAGTTTTAAATCGTAACCGTTCTTCGTGCCGTCGGCGTCCATGCTGGTCAGCAGAATTTCCCCTGCGCCGCGCGCGACGCCTTCCTGCGCCCATTCGATGGCATCCATCGGCGTCGGATTGCGTCCGCCATGCGTGTAAACTGTCCACAAACCGTTGTCGTTCCGGCGGGCATCAATCGCCAGCACGGTACACTGACTGCCGAACTGTTCGGAACAGACGTTGAGGATTTCCGGATTGTTGACGGCGGCGGTGTTGAACGAAACTTTGTCGGCTCCGGCATTGAGCATGCGGCGGACGTCGGCGGGCGTACGGATTCCACCGCCGACGGTGAGCGGCATAAAAACCTGTTCGGCGACGCGACGGACAATATCCACCATCGTGTCGCGTCCGTCGCTGGAAGCGGTGATGTCGAGAAAGGTCAGTTCGTCAGCGCCCTGCGCTTCGTAGGCTTTGGCGCACTCCACCGGGTCGCCGGCATCGCGCAGTTCGACAAATTTGACGCCTTTGACGACGCGGCCGCCGGTTACATCCAGACAAGGTATGATTCGTTTTGCCAACATAGGTTTTGGAGTTAACCACTAATGCCCCCGCCCGGCAAGTTTCCTGCCGGACAAATCAGCCGCGCCGCGGAGTGAGCAGGTCGAAGACGAAGTTGAGTTTTTTGATATTGAGGGCGCGGAAGTCGGCAACGTCTTCATCTTTGACCAGCCGGAACATCCGGATGGCGACGAAGAAAAGGAGCAGGTAGATCGCCCCGAGTGCGAAGAGCGTGACCACGTTAAACCAGCGGGTTTCAAAAAGGCCCAGCAGGTTCCAGTGGTCAACGGCGACATCCATGATGCTCGACAGAATAATGAGAGTTAACGTCATCCGGAGCATGTATGCCATCGGGAAAAAGATGCCGCCCAGAATTTTTTTAACAACGGCGAGGCGGATCGGCGCGGAAATCAGGAACGTTCCAGCAACAGCCCCCATGCCGCCCCAGACTCCAAGATTGAAATAAACGATCAACAGCCAGTCGAGAGCCAGATTGATGGCAATCTGAAGAATCATAACCGGCATGGTGGCCATGATTCGTTCCTTGGCCTTGATGGCCATGGAGAGCGGCGTGGAGATGGTGGAAAACAGATGGATGAGGCAGAACCCGGACGCGATGAGGCCCGCAAGAGCCATGCTATCGCCATACACCAGAACCACCGCCTCCGGAGCAAAAAAGAAACCGAAAATGGCAAGCGGCACCATGAAGAGAATCGCCATTTTGTAGTAGGCTTTGATGAGCCTGCCGAGGCAGTTCGGGTCGCGGCTGTAGGCTTCGGCAAAGCCGGAGGTGAAGAGCATGTGCAACGAATCGGGAATAAAGAAGATGACCAGCGGCGGCAGGGAATAGCCGAGGTCGTAGGCACCGATCACGGCGGGCGTGACCGTGAGACCGAGAAAAAACACCTCGGTGTATTTCATCATCATCATCCGCACGATCGTGTTGCTGAGGATGGCGGCGGAATATTTGGCGGTACGGCGTTTCCCGATGCCGTACGGCGGGGAGCGCCAGTTGAAATTGTAAATGTGTCGCATCATGAGCCATGCGCCAGCCATGTAAACCAGTGCATAGGAAATGATCTGCGCCCAGATAGCGGAAGCGACGGTCGGCACGGCGCGAAGCAGGGTAAGAAGAAGTATCAGCCAGAGCACGCCGCGCACCAGAGTGAGTATGGAAATGTGTTTGGTGCGGAACAGTGAGGTTTCGATGGCGGACACGTTTTCTTTGAGCAGGCTGAATCCGATCAGCAGACCGGTTAGAATAAGATATGGGCCGAAATCGATATGAAACCAGCGATTCATCCAAGGTTTTAAAACCACTAACAGCAGCGTGACGAGAAACGTAGTCGCCGCCTGCAACCACAACGATTTCCAGATAAAGCGCTTCAGTCCGGCGGCGTTGCGCTGCACCACCAGTTCGGGCACAAAACGGAACAGTGCAGAAACCAGACCCAATCCGCAAAAAACACCGGCCCAGTCCGCAATGTTCATGCAGATGGCGTAAACGCCGTAGGCGGTACTGCCGAGCAACCGCACCACCAGCACGGAAATGGCAAAATAGACGAAAAAGAGAATCGCCTTGCTGGCCACCATCCACGGAATTCCGGAAACCGCTTCGCGGGCAAAAAAGGCTTCTTTTTTTCCTGCACCCTGAGATGAATCGTTTGCATCCATAAAATCAGCAGTAGTTTTTCTTAATGAATCTGCGCACACTGACCCACAACTGGCGCCGCACTTCAAAAGCCATCGCACCCAGTCGGCAGAGAGTTTTATATTTCCGCTGAAGAAACCACGGCGTGGCAGGCAGCAGCCAGCCTTTCGCCTCCGCCCACTCCAGCAGACCGACGACTTCGTCGAAATATTCCATATTACGCAGAAGCCAGCGTCTCCAGGGTTTCGGACTGCCGCCGAAATGCACCACCGCGCGGGACGGATCCGCGTCCATAGCATAACGGTGAATCGGCGGCGGTTCTTCGGAAAACGCCAGCATTGAACTCATAACGGATTCGTCGAGCAGGAAGTAGGCAAAACTGCGGTCATTCACCACGCCAGCCGATGCATTATCCGAAATCACCTTGCGAATCTGCGCGTCCCAGCGACGAATGAAATCGAGGTGTTTGCGATGTACCGTGAAACAGTGCGCATTGCAGGATGTGTTAATGGCGGGAATCTGCCGTTCGCCAATGTCGTTTTGCCAGATTTCCAGAACCCGGCGCGGAAGGGTTCCGCGCTTTTCGCCGCGGGCGTAGCGCTTTTTGAACAGGTAGGCGATCTCTGCCTCCGGCCGCATCCGGATCTGCAACCCTTCGCCGGCAACCTCGATCAGCGGCGTAATGTCACCGGTAACAATACAGTCGGAATCGATCCACATAATCAGATCGGTTTCCGCCGTCAGAATGGCGGCCGTCTTTTGGTAAACAATGTTACGGTGGTTGGCTTCATCGGAGGCTTTGAACAAAGTCACCTTGTCAATCTGGCGCAGCAGTGCACAGTCCACTTCACCAAGATTATGCGTCACCACATGCACCGGAAGCTGAACCCCGTGACGGCGCAACGAGAGAAGAAGCAGATAAGTGCCCCAAACAAAGTTGTGATCGCAGGCGGTAACAATCGTTTTACTGCTCATGCGTGCTCATTTTCCGCTGATTTCCCGTTCAATAAGTGCTTGTGCCCCTGACCGGTTCTGGCAACAATCCGAAGGTATGAAAAAAGCCGGTGTGATTGCAAATCCTAAACGTCCGCACGCCGCCGACTTCTTCGTCAGGCTCGCCCGGAAAGCCGAAGAACTCGGCATCGAACTGTTTGCCGACCGGCAGACCGCCGACCTTCTCCCGTCCGCCACCGTCGTTGAGTTCGACCGGATGGCGAAAACCGTTGATGTTGTGCTCGCGCTCGGCGGCGACGGCACCGTTCTGTTCTGCGCCAAACTCCTGAACGGCGCGAATGTTCCGATTCTTGGAATCAATCTCGGCAGTCTCGGCTTCCTCACCAGCGTCGGCGAAGATCAACTCGAAGTCGCTCTCGACGCGCTGGCCGCCGGAAAATGCAAACACGACATCCGCACCGTGGCCGACTGCGCCGTTCTGCGCCACGGCAAACCGGTTGCTGGCTACCGGATTTTAAACGACGCCGTCATCGGTTTCGGCGGTTCATCGCATATCATCACACTTGGACTCTCCATCAACGGCGAACCGATTACATCCTTTGCCTGCGACGGCATGGTCGTCGCCACGCCGACCGGAAGTACCGGCCACTTTCTTTCTTCCGGCGGCCCCATCATTCAGCCCGGCGCGGGCGTCTTTGGTGTCAGCGTCATCTGCCCGCACACGCTCAGCAACCGGCCGCTGGTTCTGCCGGATTCACACACCATCGAAATCACCGTACAGCACACGCACAAAAAACTGGTGCTTTCCGCCGACGGACAGGATGTCGAAGAACTCGACACAGGTGATGCCATCCGGATTGTCCGCAGCGAAAAACCGGTCGCCTTCCTGCGCCTTCCAGACTACAGCTATTTCTCGGTTCTAAGCCGGAAACTTCATTGGCGAGGTTCGAGCCTGATATGAGCTACTGGGTGCACAATCTCAATCCGGTGCTTTTCCATATCTGGGGGCCACTGGCCGTTCGCTGGTACGGTCTGGCCTATCTACTCGGATTTCTCGGCGGCTACCTGCTTCTGCTCCGCATGTCCAAACGTAAAGAATTTGCGATCCCGCCGGATGAACTCAGCAACTTCATCATCCACATCGCCATCTACGGCGTATTCCTCGGCGGACGGCTCGGCTATGTTCTTCTTTATGCGTGGGACATTTTCATCCATGACCCGCTTTTTCTTTTTCGCGTCTGGGAAGGCGGCATGGCCAGTCACGGCGGAATGCTCGGCGTCATTCTCGTCGTACTCTGGACAGCGTGGAAAAAGAAAATCTCCTTCTGGAATATCACCGACGGCCTCGCCGCCGTCGCGCCGATCGGCCTTTTCTTCGGACGCATCGCCAACTTCATCAACGGCGAACTCTGGGGCCGCCCGACCGACGTCCCGTGGGCCGTCATCTTTCCGCAGGCGGAAGATATCACGCCAACGCCGCGCCATCCGTCGCAGCTTTACGAAGCGTTCGGCGAAGGTCTCCTGCTGTTCACCTTTCTCTGGCTCATCCGCCGAACCGTCCGGGGCAAACGCGAAGGCGGCCTGAGTGCCGCATTCCTCGTCATTTACGCTGTCATGCGCATCGCCTCCGAATTTTTCCGTGAACCCGACAGCACCATCTACTTCGGCTGGCTCACCAAAGGTCAGCTCTATTCGTCCTTTATGATTCTGGCCGCAGTGATTATCCTCTGGCGGAAGAAACTTCTATGCAAAGCATCCTCATAAAAAATGCTGATTTGGTTAGCGATGGTGCGATTCGCGCCGCTGACATCCTCATTCGCCACGGACGGATTGACCGGATCGACAAGACGATCGACGCGCAGGCGGACATCGTGATCGACGCCGAAGGCAAAGCCCTCCTGCCCGGCATGATCGACTGCCACGTTCATTTCCGCGAGCCGGGCCTGACCCATAAAGGCGACATGCAGAGCGAATCGCGCGCCGCCGCCGCCGGAGGCGTAACCTCCGTCATGGAAATGCCGAACACCAGTCCGCCGACCGTCACCAACGAACGGCTGGAAGAAAAGTTCGCCCTCGCTGCGCAGAAAATGGCCGTCAACTATTCCTTCTACCTCGGTGCATCGCTCAACAATATTGACCAGATCAAAGCGGTCGATCCGAAGAACGTCTGCGGTGTCAAAGTGTATATGGGTTCATCCACCGGCGATATGCTGGTCGATCGGTTCCAAACTCTGGAAGACCTCTTCCGCGAATGCCCGGTCAATCTCACCGCGCACTGCGAAGACGCCGGCATCATTCAGAAACACGAACAGATTTTCCGCGAGCGCTACGGCGACAAGACTCCGTTTGCCGCGCACCCGCACATCCGCAGCGAGGAAGCCTGCTACCGCTCCAGCGCACTGGCGGTTGAACTTGCCCGCAAACACGACACGAGATTGCACGTCCTGCATATCAGCACGGCCCGCGAGCTGGAATTGTTTGACGACGGCGTGGCCCGCATCAGCAGTCCGCGAGAAAATGAGTTCTATATTGAGCGCGACGAAACCGTCCGTAAAATCACCGCCGAGGCCTGTATTCATTATCTCCACTTTGACGACACCGCCTACGAAACCAAGGGCGCGCTGGTGAAATGTAATCCGGCGATTAAGCGCGCCTCCGATCGCAAAGCTCTGCTTCGCGGACTGCTCACTGATCGGCTCGATACCATCGGCACCGACCACGCGCCGCACACCTTGCAGGAAAAACAGGGAACCTACTGGACGGCTCCGTCCGGCATGCCGGTCATTCAATCCGCCCTGCCCGCCGTTCTCGAACATTTCCACAGCGGGTTGCTTTCGCTGGAAACCATCGCCGCAAAAATCGCCCATAATCCGGCGCGCATCTTCAACGTCAAAGAGCGCGGCTTTATTCGCGAAGGCTACTGGGCCGACCTCGTGCTGGTTGACTTGAACCGCCCGCAGACCGTTGCCAAAGAAAACATCCTCTATAAATGCGGCTGGTCGCCGTTCGAAGGCGTCACCTTCCGTTCATCAGTGGACACCACCATCGTCTCCGGCCAAATCGCCTGGCAGAACGGCAAAACGAACGGCGCTATCCTCGGACAGCGCCTTGCATTTGAACGGTAAGCGGAGCAACGAAGTGGTAATTGCAAATGCCAGTTATTCGTCCTGCTGATAAAAATCAAAGCCGATCTTTTTGCGCGGCGGATCCGGTGGCGGAGTCAGTAACGGCTGAAGCTGTTCCCAGATCACGGCCAGCGCGCCATTGTGTTCCAGTAGAGTTTTATCAATTTCGGCTAGCCGACGAAGAATTTCCGCATTCGCCGCCAGCCGTTCACGCATCAGGACAAACGCCCGCACCACAAACACGCTCATCGCTACCGCTTCCGGACTGTTCAACACCGTCGCCGCCATAATCGCGCCGTGCTCAGTGAAAGCGGCGGGTAATTGCGGTGAAAACTTGAGTTTTTTGAGGTGGTCACAATTTGTGACCACCTCTTCCTTCTCGTCCTGCGTCAGTCGGAACATAAAATCCTCCGGAAACCGGTCAGAGCAGAATCAAACGCAGTCTTTCTCAAGCTCTTCGGAATACCGAAGAAGCTCGACCTACAATAACCTTGTAGGACGACCTTCCCGCAGGGAGGTTGTGAAAAAGACACCGCTTTCACCTTCTTGGGAATCCCAATCGGAAATCATCAATCGTCAATCGTCAATTTTTCCCAGCCGGGCTGGGTGAGGAGATGCTCAAGGAGAACGGCGCAAGCAACAGCGTCGTAGAGGGCGTCGTGGGCTTCGCCGCGCGGACAAAGTTCCCTGACGCGGACTTCTAGTTTTAGTCCGGCAATTAAATCTTCGAGTTTATGCGACGGTGCTTTCGGCCACGCCTGCCGCGCCAGTGCCAGCGTATCGACCCACGGCCCGAAATGGTTCATTGGTGCCATCTGTCGCAGAAACTTTTTTTCGGTCGCGACGTTGTGCGCGGCGAGCGGACGGCCGATCACCCACCCTTCCAGCTTTTTCCAGACCTTGGAAACTTCATCGGCGGCGGCAATTTCTTCGCGCAGTTTATGGTGTTTGCCCGGCGCGTAGGCGTTGAAGGGTCGGTTGATGTCGACGCGGACGAGGCTTTCAAAAGTTTGCGCCGGATCGACGCGTCCGTTTTTCAGAACGACCGCCGCAACCTGCCACGGCTCGGTATCGAAACCGGGTACGCTACCGGTGGTTTCGAAATCAAGAACGGTCAGCGTTGTTTCGCGAATCAGCATGGAAGAAAAGATACGGGATGCGGGATGCAGGATGCGAGCAACAAAAAAGGCCTCCGTTTGCACGGAGACCTTTCTGAGAAGCGGCTGGCCGCTTCGCTTAGCGCGAGTAGAACTCGACGACCAGCGAGGCTTCGCACTGTACCGGCACTTCGCCGTGTTCCGGCAGGCGGCTCAGGGTGGCGGTCAGCTTTTTGTCGTCCACGGTCAGGTAGGCCGGTGTGGTGGCAATCTGCTGGGCGGCCGGGAATATTTCCAGCTCGCGGCTGCCGTCACGGACAGTGATGACGTCACCGATACGAACCTGATAGGAAGGAATATTGACCTTCTTGCCGTTCACAAGGAAGTGAGCATGGCCGACCATCTGGCGGGCCTGATAGATTGAGCGGGAAAACCCGGCACGCAGGACAACCGCGTCAAGACGGGTTTCGAGAAGCTGCAGCATGATGTCGGCGGTGTTGCCGATTTTGCGGGAAGCTTTGGCGTAGTAGCCGCGCAACTGGCGCTCAGCCAGATTGTACTGATAGCGCAGGCGCTGTTTTTCGATGAGCTGTTTGCCGTAGTCGGTCAGTTTGCTGCGGCGCTTGGAAGGGCCGTGCTGTCCCGGCGGGTTCGGGCGGCGTTCGAGGAATTTTTCACATTTCGGCGACAGGGCGATGCCTAAGCGGCGCGCCTTCTTGATCTTGGGTCCATTATACTTCATTCAACTCTCCGTTTTCTGGTTTCTGTTTTCCTGCTGTTCCGCCCAATTAAGCCCGTTTTCGGGGCCGCCAGTTTAGAAATACTCATTTCAGGCGTTCACCTTTGTGATAATCCTCCGGCGGAACAAGGGGCGCATTAAAGCGATGCAGGCGGGTGAAGTCAACCACTAGAAACGTTTTTTTGCCTTGCCTTGAAAGCCGAACTTCCCATCATGGTGCGCTTGTTTTTTAACCCTGAGCTGAAAAGGATTTGTCCCATGAAAGACGTGAAGAAAGTTGCCATCCTCACCGCAGGCGGTCTGGCCCCCTGTCTCTCCTCCGCCATCGGCGGCCTGATCGAGCAGTACAGCAAGGTCGCACCGAAAATTAAAATTATCTGCTATACCAGCGGCTACAAAGGTCTGCTGCTCGGCGAATCGATTGCCGTTACTCCGGCCATCCGCGCCAAAGCGTCCGTTCTGCATAAACACGGCGGAAGCCCGATCGGCAACAGCCGCGTGAAACTCACCAATGTCAAAGACTGCCTGAAGCGCGGTCTGGTTAAAGAAGGTGAAAATCCGCTGGAAGTCGCCGCGCGTCAGCTGGTGAAAGACGGCGTGGACGTTCTTCATACCATCGGCGGCGACGACACCAACACCACCGCCGCGGATCTGGCCGCTTACCTGAAGGACAACAACTACGATCTGACTGTCGTCGGCATGCCGAAGACGATTGATAACGACGTGTTCCCGATCCGCCAGAGCCTCGGCGCGTGGACTGCCGCCGAAGAAGGCGCCAAATATTTTGAAAACGTCGTGGCCGAGCATAATGCCAATCCGCGCATGCTGATCATTCACGAAGTGATGGGCCGCAACTGCGGATGGCTGACCGCCTACACCGCGCAGGTTTACCGCGACCGGCTTAACAAAATGGGTTTTGTTCCCGGCATCGGCCTGAGCAAAATGCGTAAAGATGTTCACGCGATTTTCATTCCGGAAATGGCAATCGACATTAAAGCCGAAGCGGCCCGCCTAAAAAAGATCATGGATGAACATGACTGTGTGAACATCTTTATCTCGGAAGGCGCCGGACTGGAAGCCATCGTCGCACAGATGACCGCCGCCGGTGAAGAAGTTCCGCGCGATGCCTTCGGCCACGTCAAGCTCGACGCCGTCAATCCCGGCAAGTGGTTTGGCAAGCAGTTCGCCGAAATGCTCAACGCCGAAAAGGTGCTGGTGCAGAAGAGCGGCTATTTCGCCCGCGCCGCCGCCGCTAATAAGGAAGATCTCAAGCTGATCAAGCGTTGCGCCAACAAGGCGGTCGAATGCGCACTCAAGCGCATCAGCGGCGTAGTCGGCGAAGACGAAGATCAGAAAGATATGCTTCGTGCTATTGAGTTCCCGCGCATCAAAGGCGGCAAGCCGTTTGATATCGACGTGAAATGGTTCGGTAAGCTGCTCGCGGCCATCGGACAGGCCAAAGGCGAAAAAGTCGCTGTTAAACACTAACCGCCGCAAGGGCGGCCTCCGGGCCGCCTTTTTATTTTATGAAAACCGAGCCGTTCAAAATCTGCACGACCTGTTCAAAACACTGGGAAACGCTCGAAGATTTTCTGGCCGACCCTGAGCTGGAGCTGTCCGGCTATCAGGTTTATTTCGAAGATCTGAAAGGCGGTCTGTTTTACTTCACCCATCTGCACGAAAACTGTTTCACCACATTAGCCATACCTGTCAAAGCGTTCACCGGCCTGAGCAATCGCCCGATGCTGGCTTCACGGAGCGATAAACCGGTCTGCTGTCCGGATCTTTGCGTCCGGAAAAACGAATTGGATCCCTGCCCGGTTGAATGTGAATGTATCTGGGTGCGCGAGATTATGCAGATCATCCGCGACCGGAAGATACAGGCTTAAATCATCGGCATTCCGTCGGCGGACGTTTCCGGCAGAGTCTCCTGCCGCTCGATCAACTCAATCAGCTGCCAGCGTTTAGACCGGAACCGCGCAATCATTCCGACCGCCAGCAGGCTGATATAAACCAGCGCCCAGGCCCAGGCGGCGATCACGCCGAGTTTCAGCACCAGCACAATCAGCACTTCGCCTGCCGCGAAAAAAAACCACGCCATGGAGGTTTCGTACCACATCACAAAATGCGTATCGCCTGCGCCGCGCAGCGCGCCGGAAATGATCAGATTCGTGGCGTCCATCAATCCCCAGCAGGAGGCGAAAATCAGCAACGTGCGGGCCAGATTGAAAATTTCATCGAACGGCGCATCGCCGCGCGCAAAAAGACGGATATAGACCTCCGGCATCAGCACAAACGTCAGCGCGGCGCAAAGGGTATAAATCCAGCCGATATGCACGGCACGCCAGCCGACCGCCGCAGCTCCGTCCAGATCGCGCCGCCCCAGATGCTGCCCCACCAGCGTACCGGCCGCCTGCCCGATTCCGATTGAGGGCATAAACGCGATCATATTGACGCTCAGTGCAATGTTCGCCGCCATGAAAGCCGTTTCGCCCAGCCGCCCGACCAGCAGTACAAACAGCGAAAACGCGCCGATATCCAGCGTCATGTGAATACCTGACGGAACACCGAAACGGAGCAGCCGCCGGAATAAAGGGGCGTCGAAATAAAACAAACGGCGCGTGTTGTAGAGACGGTCGTTCTTTTTTGAAAAATAGAGCCCCAGCATGATGAGCGGCGAAATGAAACCGGAAATCACCGACGCCAGCGCCGCTCCGGCAATCCCCATTTCAGGAAACGGGCCGACGCCGAAAATCAGAAGCCAGTTCAGGATCAGATTCACAAAGGTTCCGAGCAATGCACACAGCATAACCACTTTCGTCAGCCCGCGACCGGAAAAAAAACTGCTGACCGCGGAAGAAAGCGGCAGGAATAATCCGCCGGACAGCAGAACTGTTAAATAGGTTTTTTCCGCCGCCAGCACCTCCGGCGCGTGGCCGCTGAGCGAAAGCATCCAACGTCCGACGGGAATCATCAGAAGAATCAGCGGAAACGAAAAGAGCGCCAGCAGAATCGACTGCGCCACGGAGCGGCTGCAACTGTGCAGGTCGCCGCTGCCGTAATACTGCGCCACCAGACTGTTGGAAAATGCCGCCGTGGACATGAAGCCGCACACCAGCGTGAAAAATAAAATTCCCGCCGGCACGGCGGCCTGCAAGGTTGCCGGGCTGTACCAGGCCAGAAACATGCGGTCGC from Kiritimatiellaceae bacterium carries:
- a CDS encoding MATE family efflux transporter, which produces MNTTHSSSSYRALLRIAVPLIITSASFTVQNFCDRMFLAWYSPATLQAAVPAGILFFTLVCGFMSTAAFSNSLVAQYYGSGDLHSCSRSVAQSILLALFSFPLILLMIPVGRWMLSLSGHAPEVLAAEKTYLTVLLSGGLFLPLSSAVSSFFSGRGLTKVVMLCALLGTFVNLILNWLLIFGVGPFPEMGIAGAALASVISGFISPLIMLGLYFSKKNDRLYNTRRLFYFDAPLFRRLLRFGVPSGIHMTLDIGAFSLFVLLVGRLGETAFMAANIALSVNMIAFMPSIGIGQAAGTLVGQHLGRRDLDGAAAVGWRAVHIGWIYTLCAALTFVLMPEVYIRLFARGDAPFDEIFNLARTLLIFASCWGLMDATNLIISGALRGAGDTHFVMWYETSMAWFFFAAGEVLIVLVLKLGVIAAWAWALVYISLLAVGMIARFRSKRWQLIELIERQETLPETSADGMPMI